The Kluyveromyces lactis strain NRRL Y-1140 chromosome B complete sequence genome contains a region encoding:
- the RPS17B gene encoding 40S ribosomal protein eS17 (highly similar to uniprot|P02407 Saccharomyces cerevisiae YML024W RPS17A and to uniprot|P14127 Saccharomyces cerevisiae YDR447C RPS17B Ribosomal proteins 51 (rp51) of the small (40s) subunit), translated as MGRVRTKTVKRASKALIEKYYPKLTMDFQTNKRLCDEIATIQSKRLRNKIAGYTTHLMKRIQKGPVRGISFKLQEEERERKDQYVPDVSALDLSHSNDVLNVDTQTAELVNSLGLKLPLSVSSVSAVRDRRFRKRN; from the exons ATG GGTAGAGTTAGAACCAAGACCGTCAAGCGTGCCTCCAAGGCTTTGATTGAAAAGTACTATCCAAAGTTGACCATGGATTTCCAAACCAACAAGAGATTGTGTGACGAAATCGCTACCATCCAATCTAAGAGATTGAGAAACAAGATTGCTGGTTACACCACccatttgatgaagagaatCCAAAAGGGTCCAGTTAGAGGTATTTCCTTCAAGttgcaagaagaagaaagagaaagaaaggatCAATACGTTCCAGATGTCTCTGCTTTGGACTTGTCTCACTCTAACGACGTCTTGAACGTTGACACTCAAACCGCTGAATTGGTCAACTCTTTGGGTTTGAAGTTGCCATTATCCGTTTCCTCTGTTTCTGCTGTTAGAGACAGAAGATtcagaaaaagaaactaa